The sequence GCTGCAAAGTTTTTGCTGAAAACATGCTGATAGTCATGAGGGTTCCCTCGTACATGACAAGTagtttttctcttgctgattttaatattttctcttcatctttaactttttaaattttggattaTAAAGTGTCTTGGTATATGGGTCTCTTTGGTTTCATCTTATTTGGAACTTTCTAGGTTTCCTGGATCTAAATATCTGTTTCATACCCCAAGTTAAGGAGGTTGTTAGCATTATTTCCTCAGATaaaatttcttctccttttctctgcCTATTCTCCTGGGAGCCCCATGATATGAATATCTGTTTGACATTGTCCCATAAGTCTCTTAAGCCATCTTCACTTTTTGTTCATTCTTTCTACTGCCCCAATTAGGTGAGTTACATTGTCTTTTCTTCTATTGGCATATCCTTTCTTCTgtttcatctcagttcagttcatctcagttcagtcgctcagtcatgtccaactccttgcaaccccatggactgcagcacaccaggcctccctgtccatcgccaactctcggagtttactgaaactcatgtccattgagttggtgatgccatccaaccatctcatcctccatccccctctcctcccaccttcagtctttcccagtatcagggtcttttccaatgagtcaagtcttcgcatcaggtggccaaaatattggagtttcagcttcagcatcagtccttccaaagaatattcaggactgatttcctttaggatggactggttggatctccttgcagtccaagggactctcaagagtcttctccaacaccacagttcaaaagcatcaattcttcagcactcagctttctttatagtccaagtctcacatccatacatgaccactggaaaaaccaaagccttgactagatggaccttttgttggcaaagtaatgtctctgctttttaatatgctctctaggttggtcataacgtttcttccaaggagcaagcgtcttttaatttatggCTTCATCTAGTCTGCTGTTAAATCTTTCTGGTGTGTTTTACAGTTTAATTAGTCCATTCTTAAGCTCTGTGGCTTCCATTGATACTTTCTTAtgttttccatctctttattgaagttcatccattcttctccccAGGTTGGTGAGCATCTTTATGACCGTTACTTAGAACTCCTTTTTTAGGTAAATGACTTATCACTTTCATTAAAGTATTCTCCTAAGGTTTtatcttattctttcatttggaaaatattcctCTGTTTCTTCACCATACTTGACTCTGTCTTGGCTTCTATATTAGTTGAAACAGCAACCTCTTCCAGCCTTGAAGGAGTGGCCTCATGTAGAAGATGAACCTTGTCACTCAGTCCTGCCtcagctctttcttttttctcaaaccTTTGTGAGTTTCCAAGAGCCTGTTACATTTTACATGTTTCATAGTAGTTGAGGGCCAAGACCTGATAGCTTCCCTTGtacctcagtcagtaaagaatctgcctgcagtgcaggagacccaggttcgatccctgggtcgggaagatcccctggagaaggaaatggcaaccactccagcattcttgcccagagaatcccatggacagaggagcctggtggactgcagtccacggggtcataaagagttgggcatgactgagcaaccaaccgTTAACTCCTTAACCTTAACCCAAGACCTGATGGTGTCCCTAATGAGAGGATCTCAGTGCTTAACTCAGGCTGACTGGAAGCCAGAGCCTCAGGCAgcaacttttttaaaagtatgtatttaaaatatctacAGTCCTTTAGGATCACAGGTGTAAGCCCCACTGGCCACCCAAGCCAGGAGATATGGAGATGGCCCTGGGTGACAGTTGCAAAGACTTGGGGCTCCAGAAGAATTTATAAGCTCTTTTCTGATAAACACCAGCAGTCTGGAGCAAGGGAGAGGGAGGGCATCAAGACAGCATCCAGAGCCTATGTTCCTGAGATCCACTCCATCACCACTAGATAATGTGCCAAACCTGAGGCTCCAGGATGGCAGAGAGGCCTCCTTCACAGAAAGACTGGcctggggaggtggcagggggttTCAGTTTGCTAGCTACACAGTGCCCTGGGGGTGggagcctcttgagaaacatttcTCTGATGGCCAGAGTCCTGTGGGGCCCAGGAATGCAAGTCCCCCCACCAGCCACAAAAACTGGGGCAGCACAGGTTAAAACCCAGGGCCCGAGTTACATATACAGCCCCCCACCAGGAGACACTTCCCTGGGGCCCAGCAGAGGGAGAGGGTGAAGATACCCCCCACCTTCCGAGGTCTCTGAAAAGGATTACAGTCAGCCCCAGATGTGTGATTAGTTAGAAGCCTACCCCTTGGACCACAGCCATGAGGATTAACAAATCAGCCTTCTTCACTGAAAGACCAGCCTCCTGGGTCCGTTGCCTCCTGCAGTGCTCTGGTGGAGACAGCTGTTTAAATCTCTTTCTCCGCTGGTTGTGGTCCTATCGTACCCTGCTGGCCACCAGAGTCAGGCGACAGAGGGGTGTCCCtaggcagcagcagcaaacatcaGGGGGCCAGACAGGCGTCTGGGCTCCTTGTGGGGAAGCAGCAACCATCAGAGTCTCATGGGACCAGGAATGACCTCCTCAGCAAGGCAGTTGAGAGGTGTCGCCTGGGTGGTGACCACAGATGTCAGGGAACCAGACATGTGGGCGCTCCCCCCGAAACAGCAGGAGACAGCATGGGGGTGGCGCCCACCTGTCTCCACCCAGGAGAGTAGCCAGCAGGCTCCGGGTGTGTGCAGAGTGGAGTCAGATGCCAGCTCAGGGCCTTCTTTACTACGGCAGCTGAGCCTACTTCACTTTGAGCCGGGCGTGATCAGCTGCTGCCTTTAAGCTGGGCCCTGGGGCAGCTGAGCTCAAACACACAGCCCTTTAAGAGCTGTTTGTTGTTTGCTCTCAGGACAGAAGCCTCACTGGTTCTCAAAGTTAGATGTTTAAGGGGCTCAGACACAGGTCCTAAAAGTCAGGTGCCCCACTTGGGGCTTGAACCCTCCACTCCTCAGGGAGAAGCTCCCATTGCTGGGCAAGAGCTAGGGTTTATGGCAAGAGGTGCAGTCTCTCCTACCTGCCTCCATGTGGCTTTCTTCTGTATCGCTCTATGTGTAGTCAACACTCAGCCAGACTTCAGTTCTTTTAAAGAGGAAACCATTCCATGTACAGCTGTAGACTCAGTGCATCCGTGAAAAGAGAGGAGCTCAGGATCTCCCTGCATTGCCATCTTGAACTGGGACCCAGTGAATTtgtcttattttaatttaatatattgaTATTAAGTTACAGTCATTTGTAGGTGAACAATGGAGgtgtgtttttccatctatttttgcACTGGTGATTCTAAACTCACAGCCCTCTAGGCAGGTGCAATTCCTGGTCACAAAAGCTATTCAATAAACCTTGTTCCCATTCCTATACCTGAGAACTTCAAAGGATCAAAGGAAGCAAAAGATGACCTTGAAAGATTTAGTCCaggaaataaatacatgaaaaggagAAAGCATCTAAAGATTGAatgttaaaacatatatattgctTAGCACTCTTTTAAGCAATGAAATTGCTTCTGTtagatatatatttgaaagttactaagGGCCTCGCCACTTCCGGTCCCGCCGCCCGGAGCCGGTGCTGGTTGTGAGGGGCTGCGTTTCGCTGCCGCCGGCCGGCTGGGGCATGGTGTTGGGCGCCGGGCCCGCCTCGCCTGTCTCGGGGTGCCCAGGAAAAAGGCAGCAGTGATGCTGACGCTGGCAAGCAAGCTGAAGCGGGATGACGGTCTCAAAGGATCCCGGGCGTCAGCCACAGCCTCTGACTCCAGTCGGCGGGTGTCTGTGAGGGACAGGctgcttgttaaagaggttgcagAACTTGAAGCTAATTTACCTTGTACGTGTAAAGTGCATTTTCCTGATCCAAACAAGCTTCATTGCTTTCAGCTAACTGTCACCCCAGATGAGGGTTACTACCAGGGTGGAAAATTTCAGTTTGAAACTGAAGTTCCTGACGCATACAACATGGTGCCTCCCAAAGTGAAATGCTTGACCAGGATCTGGCACCCCAACATCACCGAGACTGGTGAGATATGTCTCAGCTTACTGAGAGAACATTCGATCGACGGCACCGGCTGGGCCCCCACAAGGACGCTGAAGGATGTTGTTTGGGGATTAAACTCTTTGTTTACTGATCTGTTGAATTTTGATGATCCACTGAATATTGAAGCTGCAGAACATCATTTGCGAGACAAGGAGGACTTCCGGAATAAAGTGGAGGACTACATTAAGCGCTATGCCAGATGATACGGGGCGAGGACTGCAGGGCCGCGGACTGTGCGTGAGAAGATGGGCTCCACCCGCAACCAGAGGGAGCCTCTCTCCGGTCCTCGGCTCCCCTCAGTCCCGCCGGCTCATCCGAGTCTTGTGACCATGTTGTCCTGAGGAAGAACCTCTTCACGACCGCCCATTGTAGCCGGAGAGTTCCACATAaatacagccagaaaatgtgtctggggtcctaaagagttgtCTGCTTACCTTAACATGTTTACTTTTTTGAAACTGTACTGTATAGGCTGTTGATGAGAATGAACTCAGCGTCGAGGCTAGAGCTGCTTCTCCCCTCCCCCGTCAGTCCCGCGCAGGTGATGCTCATGACGTGCTCAGTGTAGCCCGCAGATTGGCTGTCAGAAACCCGCTGCAAACTGTGATTGGTGCGAAGTCTCTTAGCTCCTCCCACGAATGTCGGCCCTGCCTAGGTGTCGTGAAGCTTCCCAGAATGCAGAGTCATTCACTGTAGATCTCTTACTGAAATGCGTATTTTATTTAATGTAAGTATATTTTGGAACAGATTTGTAATTTGTACAATTCaatgctttaattatttttttctattctcagtTAGTTTGTATTTTCATTGTATAGAGCAGACAGATGTTGGGTCAAGCAACtattgagaaatacaaagaaaatatgaaaggcaaaaaaaaaaaaaaaaaaaagaaagttactaAGAagcagatcttaaaagttctcatcataagaaaaactTTGTAACTATGCATGTTAGCTAAACTTACTGTGgggatcattttgcaatatgtgtgtgtgtgtgtgtgtgtgtgtgcgcgtgcgcgcatgtcaaatcattatgttgtacaacTTAAAATAATACAGTGGTTTATGTCAATTTTATCCCAATAAAACAAGGGAATGCAGATAGATAAATTTACCTGAGGAGAAACCAAAGCTTTCACGTTAATCTTTCTAACATGAATCAAGTCCTTGGTTACACAAAAGATTGCAAAGTTCTTAGTTTGTGATATTCTCAGTTAACTGGCTAAATCAAAAATACAACTTTGCTTTTAGCCAGTTTGAGTGGTGCCCAATTTTATTGGGTGCTTCACTAAATTTAGGGAAATGATGATCTAAAATATTCACAAGCCTTCAATGTTATGAAGGCTATATACATTTGAAAGAacccattccaaaaaaaaaacccagaggaTCATTGGAGATTCCACGGTGTGTGCTTCATAATCACTCCATGGATTATATTTGTATTAATGTATTTTCCCCATaggaagactctttaccattaAATAACTTTCTATTATCCTTTAACCACCTCAGTTTATAAAAGTTTGAGggaaattttcttaatttccttgaaagtgttattcactcagttgtgtcccactctttgcgaccctatgaattgtagcctgtTAAGTTAATTTTAACATCAGAAAGTATAAACAGAAGGCTTGGAATATTTTAGATTCATGGTAGCCTGAGAagccttcattttattttcaaattaaccttaatgtagaaaaaaaaaattcctagataGATCATGTAGATCGAGAAGAGAGAAAACTCCAATGTTTGTCTACACATGTATCAGTGCATAAAAGTTATTCTAATTGCCTTGGAAACTAGACATTAGGATGAACTGGTAATATTCTCAACAAAGTTTCCTACTCTGCAGATGCCataagcttttgatttttcatttattgatttcttaatgaatcaacatttattgaacatgctgtgccaggcactttgaCTTAGTGTTGGAGATGTAAGGATAAATGAGACTCGGTCATTGCCTCCAAAGACTGAGAGGGCATCCTGAGGCATGATCCCCGTCCTCAGCCCTGTGTCCAGAGCTCCATGAGGGGCACGTGGGCATGAGTTTAGGAGGATCCTTGTGATCATATAATCCATCAGTTATGCAAGCgatatttttaaatgctgacTCATAACTGAGGTTGTTTAGCTGTAGAGCTATAAACCAATCCTCTGTCCTCCCAAATGACCTGAGAAGTTTGAGTTGTAGAATGTGGTGCTCAAACTGAGGTCCCTCCTGTGTTTATAGGAAGGAGCTGAGGGTGATGACTGATTACTGCCACACTGATGTGGATGCGGAAGGAGGGATAAAAGCTTGTGTCAGTTaatcaaaggaaagagaaaataaatattcagtggAATAAGACCAGACGCACAGCATGAACTGCACGAGCCACCCCCCAGCACAGAACGTCACCGCCACGCAAGGCACTTTTACTTGTCTGGGTGCCGGGATGTCTCTGGCATGGTCTCTTACTTATTCAGATATGAAGTATATTAGTTAGAATTTTTACCTTTTGAAATTGCAATACCAACTCCATGTGCTTCATGCGATTTTAAGCTGCAAAACTTGAGTTTTGCTGGACGTAACTAGGATGTATTAGATTAAAACAGACATTTAATAGGGCACAGGAAAGTGGCTCAGGATAAGAATATGCAAAATCCAGAGCATCAGAAATTTTCATCTTATCTAGGATAATTCAAAGTGTGTACCACTTGTTAAATATAGTTTTGATGAAGTAGAAATGTTGACAAAATTATTAAGGAACGGCATCAAGAAAACACTTGGTGGCTGTTCATATTAGACCCAGCCTTATGACAGGAAGCATCAAGGGCGGGGGCCGTATTTGATTCTTTTaacttgctttttctgtttttgttgggGGAACATTTTATCTTGAGTATTAGTAAGTTCAGTGTAAAGCTTGAGGCATGGTCATACCTGCTATGAATAGTAACAATTTGTGTGGCCCTCCTGTTCTTACATCTGATTTTCTTATTCTGCACTGATCTCATTAGATGTGTGGCCATTTTTAAATGGTGTCTTAAATCATCTTTGCAAAAAAGTGTGcataatagaaaaatgaaatattaaattcataataaaaaatatgaaccTACATATCACAAAGTTAATGGAGGTCTTTATGTAGAGTAGCATGACATACCTTTGCCACATCAAGTATTAATTTATCTGTGGaatcatatttaaaaagtaaataaagagaaaaagatatcAAGCGGTTTACTTAAAGCAATTCAAGTATATTGCATCTGGGAGAAGCAATTATGGTATATTTTATAACTTCACAATTAACAaaggaaattttttctttaaatataaaatgtatcaaTTATTTCTAGAGAGGCAGATCCCTTGAGTTGGCTTCTTTGTGTTTTATCCAGTCTTGGCTTTTTGAATCACCTTGAAAACAACCAGAGCATTTGAGCCATGTTTGCTGCTAACCAAGTAATAAACCATGAGGCTTTGGCTATTTTTTCAGAGGTCATTACTAAATTGCAGTTAATCACCTTAGTTAAGACATATGGGCATTTCACAAAAAGCTGCCAATGGTCCTTGAAATAAGGTTAAATAGATCTAATTTATGTCAAACTTTAATTAACCATATGCACTACTGTGAGAATGTTCATGCACATGTTGCTTACATTGATTGCTTTCATAAGTTAATTACTGCAACACACTTTTGCTTCTGTTAATTTATAACCTAACAAATGTTCATACCAGCTGTGGAAGTGATTGAAGGCCATAAATGAGTAAACCATTGGTTTACTTGTTTAGATGAGATGCCGTCTCAAGCTGTCCTCTATCTTAACACATTAGAAAAGATACTTGTAAAGTGATGCTCACATTAACACAGTTTTAATCACTGTCTAGTCATACTTGGTTAAGTAACAGAGCCGTGAACCTCTACATTTTCCTCCTATCTTTCCTCTCTCTAGTTAGTCAAGTGATCATTGAGTGCAGTTTACTTTTATTGTGACAGAATTGATATGTGCTTTTCATACTGTCAGAACTATGCCTGGTCCTTATACAAAGATAGACAAGCTATGTCGTGCCCAATGTTCTTCATGGTccacttttgaaattttattttttcttgaagtatagttgatttacaatgttgtgttagtttcaggcatacggcaaactgattcaattatatatattttcagattcttttcccgagtaagttattataaaatattgagtcgagacccctgtgctatacagtaggttcttgttgtttatctattttatatatagtagtaggCATCTGTTACTCCCCAATTCCTGATTTATCTCTCTTGTACACCATCTTTCCCCCTTAGTAGGCGTAAGTTTGTttgctatgtctgtgagtctgtttctgttttgtaaataagttcatttctattacTTTTTTAGATGCTGCATATGAGTGATGTGATCCTTGTTTTCCTCTTCTGGCTTACTGCATGTAGTATGATAAGCTCTAGGTCCagtcatattgctgcaaatggcacagtttcctttttatggctgagtaataatccgctgtgtgtatgtatcacatcttctttacccattccccTGTCAGCGGACAtgtagtttgcttccatgtctcagctGTTATGAAcagcactgctatgaacatagaggctcataaatctttttgaattatggttttctctggatatgcgCTCAAGAGTGGTATTGCTAAATCATATGGTAgctgtgtttttagttttttaaggaacctccatactgttctccatagtggctgcaccaatt comes from Dama dama isolate Ldn47 chromosome 28, ASM3311817v1, whole genome shotgun sequence and encodes:
- the LOC133048268 gene encoding NEDD8-conjugating enzyme UBE2F, which translates into the protein MLTLASKLKRDDGLKGSRASATASDSSRRVSVRDRLLVKEVAELEANLPCTCKVHFPDPNKLHCFQLTVTPDEGYYQGGKFQFETEVPDAYNMVPPKVKCLTRIWHPNITETGEICLSLLREHSIDGTGWAPTRTLKDVVWGLNSLFTDLLNFDDPLNIEAAEHHLRDKEDFRNKVEDYIKRYAR